TAAAAAATTACCAGACTTTATTTTGAGTCTAGGTGCTAAATTTAATCATCAAGCTAAAGAAGGTAAACTTTTATTAGATATGAACCGCAATGTAAGTAACGAACGTGCAAAAACATTACTTGGTTGGGAACCGATTGCGACACAAGAAGAAGCAATTTTAGCAGCTGTCGATAGTATGGCTAAGTATCATTTAATATAATACAAAACACCGTCCATAAGTAAGTGGCTTTCCTCTTGATAAAAGGGGCATTCACTCAATATGTGACGGTGTTTTATATTTCTACGTTAACACTATTGCTGTTCTTTTTGACGGCCTTTTAATAAAATTGTTGTCGCACCTACGATAATAATAAATAGAATCGCACCAAATAATCCCATATATTTTACTGCGTTACCGAACACGATACCGACAGCTAAAAAGTCTGTATCTGAGAATGTTGTTGCAGCACCACCTAATTCGCCTAAAAATGGCAAGAATAATAATGGTAAAAACGTGATTAGGATACCATTTAGAGCGGCGCCAGCAATAGCACCTTTAATACCGCCTCTTGCATTACCGAATACAGCAGCCGTTGCACCTAAGAAGAAGTGTGCAACTACGCCAGGTAAAATGACGACGCCACCAAATAAGAATAAGATAAACATACCGATGACACCTGTAATAAAGCTGACAAAGAATCCAATTAATACTGCATTTTGTGCATAAGGGAACACAATAGGGCAGTCTAATGCAGGTTTAGAATTTGGTACAAGCTTTTCAGAAATTCCTTTAAATGCTGGGACGATTTCAGCTAAGATTAAACGAACGCCCGTTAAAATAATAAATACACCAGCAGCAAATGTCACACCTTGAATTAATGAAAAGACAATAAAGTTTTGACCATCACTAATAGATTCGTGTACATAACTAACGCCCGCAAATAAGCATGCGATGAAGTAAAGTAATGCCATCGTAATCGAGATACTAATTGTACTTTCTCGTAAGAAACTTAAGCCTTTTGGAAATTTAATCTCTTCCGTTGATTTAGACTTACCTTTGAATAATTGACCTACAGCACCTGCGGCAAAGTAACTGATTGAGCCAAAATGACCTAAAGCTACTTGGTCATTCCCTGTAATTTTTCGCATCGTAGGTTGGAGTAATGCAGGTAATACTGCCATGATTAATCCTAATACGAGTGCGCCGATAACAATCGTTAGCCAGCCTTTAATATGACTGACTGTTAAAATGATTGCTAAAAACGCAGCCATGTAAAATGTATGATGACCTGTTAAAAAGATATATTTTAAATTAGTGAAGCGGGCAATTAAAATATTAACAATCATGCCACAGACCATGATGAGTGCAGCTGTTGTTCCAAAATCTTTTAAGGCTAGTGAGACGATAGCTTCGTTGTTAGGTACGATACCTTGCACACCAAATGCGTGTTGGAATATTTTGCCGAATGGTTCAAGAGATCGAACGACGACATCAGCACCTGCACTTAAAATTAAGAAGCCTAATATCGTTTTAATGGTTCCTGAAGTGATCGTTGCGGCAGGTTTTTTCTGAACGATTAAACCTATAAAGGCAATCAGTGCAACAAGAATGGCTGGTTGACTTAAAATATCGACTATAAAATTAAGGATTGCTTGCATAGGTCGTACCTCCTTTAAATCATGTTAAGTTGTTGTAATTTTTCTGAGAGCTTTTGTTGTAATTCAGCTTTATCTAAAATATTATCAAGAACTAAGACATCCCCTAGACGTTCGGCATTTTCAGCTAAATCTCTACCACAAATAAACAAGTCAGCCATCTCTGGACTTGCTGTCATAATGTCACTATGTTCAACTTCGATATCAGATGGTGCATTAAGTTGCCTAAGTGCTTCTTGTGCGTTCATTTCTACCATAAAACTACTTCCTAAACCGTGGCCACATACTACTAAAATTTTCATATTAATCATGCTCCTTTAAAATGTTTTTAATGTCTTGTGCATTTGTTGCAGTTAATAGTTGCTGGACTGTTTGGTTATCGCCCAGTACGGTTGCTAAATTTTGTAATACAGATAAGTGTGAATGATTGTCGATGGCACTCAATACAAAAATGAGAGATGCGTAGTGATCTTCATCACAAAATGCCACATGTTGATTCAACTTTAATAGACTTAAACCAACTTGATGTACGTCATTGTTCGGTCTTGCATGTGCAATTGCAATTTCAGGTGCGATAACGATATAAGGTCCAAGTTCATTAACGCTATCAATCATTGCTTGAACATAGCCTTGTTCAATAATTTGTTCTTGTAGTAATGGCTGAGAAGCTATAGTTATAGCTTCAGTCCAATCATTTACTTGTTCTTTTACAATGATGCGTGTTGTTGACAAAATGTCTAATGACACGTTATTAAGCCTCCTTTGTCATAGTTAAAGCAATGTGTTGTTTAATTTTAAAAATATTCCCATCTAAGAAATCTTGTCGATATAAGTCGTTGCTTAAGCATTCGCTTAACTGTCCCAATGCCTTTAAATGTGCATTGGGGTGGTCCGTTGCTAATGTAATTACAAGGTGAACGGGATCGTTAGCTTTACTACCAAAGATAATCCCTTCAGTGAAATATGTTAGTGCGAAACCTACACCATTCTGTACATAATCAGTACCAGCGTGAATAAGTGCAATATGTGGACTAATGACCATATATGACCCGAATTGTTCAAATTGTTTTAAAATTGCAGCTGTATAATTTGAATAGACAATGCCATCATTGATTAAAGGTTGCACAGCCACTGCAATTGCGGATTCAATTGATAATGGTTGTTTATTTATAATGATGCGATGTTCAGGCAATAAATCTGCGAGTGACTTGCCATCAGTTGCCATTTTCATGACTCGTTGTTCTCTTGAGTCATTGATAATTTGATTCAATTTTTGACGAGATTGTTGATTGATAAATGGATCGACATGAATAACTGGTACAGCTGATATTTCACAAGGTACTGTTGAAATGACATAATCAATGTTATCTTGCAATAATCGACTTTCTTCCAATTGATAAATGGAATAGGCATCCCAAATGTGAAACTCAGGATACAGGTGATTTAGTTTTGATTTTAAAAGTTGTGACGTGCCTATACCAGAACCACATAGTAAGACAACCTTAATCATTGATTGTTTATGTGTTGCAACACGCTCTATACTTGATGCGAAGTGAATTGTAATGTATGTTAATTCATCTTCGTTGAAGCGAATAGCAGCATCTTGTTCAATTGGACTAATATGCTTGCTAACGGCTTCAATGATTTGAGGATAGCGACGCATAACTTCTTGCCTCAAAGGATTAGGTTGTAGCATATCGTATTTAATACGATGTATAGCTGGTTTGATATGTGTGATCAGACTGGTATGTAACTTGTTGTCTTTTGACATATCAATGCCTAATTCTTGGCTAACACAAGTGATCAATTCATGTATATTTTGCGATAAATCATGGTATTCAAAGGTAATTGAAGATGCTGTATGTTCAGTCATTTTAGAGCCTAGTAAATGTAACGTGATAAAGATAATTTCAGACTCTGGAAATGTGACATTACAACTGCGTTCTAAGTTTTCTATCATTTTTGAAGCAATAGCATACTGATTAGTATGTCGCCATTTATCAATTTCATTGATAGGTATATCGAACGAAAAATTTTCATTTAAACGCTGAATGGCAATGAGTATATGATAGATTAAGCCATCGATAGCCGACTGAACTAAATGATAATTTTCACTATTTAATGTCTTAATAATGGCACGGCGAACCAATGCGATTGATTCTGAATTAAAGATATCCGCCTCTATAAAAGGTGCAGCTTGTTTCATATATTGATGTATAAAGTGTGCATACGCTTTACGATAATGATCTTCCTCACCAATAATATTGAATCCTTTATTGTGGACATAATTTAACTTTAAATGGTATTGATCTAGTTGGGCTTGAATCATTTTAATATCATCTGCAATTGTCCGACGCGAAACATTAACATCTTGCGCAAGTTGCTTTGTTGAAACAGGATCGGTTGTTTCGAATAACTTTAAAGCGATATGTGTGAGTCGTTCATCTTTTGAAAAATGAATTTGATTTGTTAGATTGTGCTCTAATTCATTTAATAGTGTCGCGTGAGCTGTTGTTACTTTGATGCCTGCAGCTTTATTACGGCTGACTTGGTAATGATAAGTTTCAGCATATTGCTCAATATATGCTATATCATATTGAATGGTACGAGGTGATACACCAAGTTGATTAGCAATGGTATTGATTGGAATAAACGTTTGCTCATGAATTAAAAGATACAAAATTTCGATTTGTCTATAACTTAACAACGTAATATCCTCCTATTTGTAATTGTAAGCGATTTCTTAAAAACGTAGATATGCAATCTCTTTCATATTTTAATCCGAAAAATTGCATATCAAAATGTTTATGGCGCAAGATTTTATAGGAACTTTTAAAATAAATTAGATATTCATGTTGACAATTTAAAAATGTCGCAGTATATTTAGTTAGACATCTAACGAAATGGTGGTGCAATAAATGGAATTCACTTATTCGTATTTATTTAGAATGATTAGTCATGAGATGAAACAAAAGGCTGATCAAAAGTTAGAGCAATTTGATATTACAAATGAGCAAGGTCATACGTTAGGTTATCTTTATGCACATCAACAAGATGGACTGACACAAAATGATATTGCTAAAGCATTACAACGAACAGGTCCAACTGTCAGTAATTTATTAAGGAACCTTGAACGTAAAAAGCTGATCTATCGCTATGTCGATGCACAAGATACGAGAAGAAAGAATATAGGGCTG
The genomic region above belongs to Staphylococcus aureus and contains:
- the mepR gene encoding multidrug efflux transporter transcriptional repressor MepR: MEFTYSYLFRMISHEMKQKADQKLEQFDITNEQGHTLGYLYAHQQDGLTQNDIAKALQRTGPTVSNLLRNLERKKLIYRYVDAQDTRRKNIGLTTSGIKLVEAFTSIFDEMEQTLVSQLSEEENEQMKANLTKMLSSLQ
- a CDS encoding PTS sugar transporter subunit IIB — protein: MKILVVCGHGLGSSFMVEMNAQEALRQLNAPSDIEVEHSDIMTASPEMADLFICGRDLAENAERLGDVLVLDNILDKAELQQKLSEKLQQLNMI
- a CDS encoding PTS ascorbate transporter subunit IIC, producing MQAILNFIVDILSQPAILVALIAFIGLIVQKKPAATITSGTIKTILGFLILSAGADVVVRSLEPFGKIFQHAFGVQGIVPNNEAIVSLALKDFGTTAALIMVCGMIVNILIARFTNLKYIFLTGHHTFYMAAFLAIILTVSHIKGWLTIVIGALVLGLIMAVLPALLQPTMRKITGNDQVALGHFGSISYFAAGAVGQLFKGKSKSTEEIKFPKGLSFLRESTISISITMALLYFIACLFAGVSYVHESISDGQNFIVFSLIQGVTFAAGVFIILTGVRLILAEIVPAFKGISEKLVPNSKPALDCPIVFPYAQNAVLIGFFVSFITGVIGMFILFLFGGVVILPGVVAHFFLGATAAVFGNARGGIKGAIAGAALNGILITFLPLLFLPFLGELGGAATTFSDTDFLAVGIVFGNAVKYMGLFGAILFIIIVGATTILLKGRQKEQQ
- a CDS encoding BglG family transcription antiterminator, with amino-acid sequence MLSYRQIEILYLLIHEQTFIPINTIANQLGVSPRTIQYDIAYIEQYAETYHYQVSRNKAAGIKVTTAHATLLNELEHNLTNQIHFSKDERLTHIALKLFETTDPVSTKQLAQDVNVSRRTIADDIKMIQAQLDQYHLKLNYVHNKGFNIIGEEDHYRKAYAHFIHQYMKQAAPFIEADIFNSESIALVRRAIIKTLNSENYHLVQSAIDGLIYHILIAIQRLNENFSFDIPINEIDKWRHTNQYAIASKMIENLERSCNVTFPESEIIFITLHLLGSKMTEHTASSITFEYHDLSQNIHELITCVSQELGIDMSKDNKLHTSLITHIKPAIHRIKYDMLQPNPLRQEVMRRYPQIIEAVSKHISPIEQDAAIRFNEDELTYITIHFASSIERVATHKQSMIKVVLLCGSGIGTSQLLKSKLNHLYPEFHIWDAYSIYQLEESRLLQDNIDYVISTVPCEISAVPVIHVDPFINQQSRQKLNQIINDSREQRVMKMATDGKSLADLLPEHRIIINKQPLSIESAIAVAVQPLINDGIVYSNYTAAILKQFEQFGSYMVISPHIALIHAGTDYVQNGVGFALTYFTEGIIFGSKANDPVHLVITLATDHPNAHLKALGQLSECLSNDLYRQDFLDGNIFKIKQHIALTMTKEA
- a CDS encoding PTS sugar transporter subunit IIA, with product MSLDILSTTRIIVKEQVNDWTEAITIASQPLLQEQIIEQGYVQAMIDSVNELGPYIVIAPEIAIAHARPNNDVHQVGLSLLKLNQHVAFCDEDHYASLIFVLSAIDNHSHLSVLQNLATVLGDNQTVQQLLTATNAQDIKNILKEHD